In one Roseburia intestinalis L1-82 genomic region, the following are encoded:
- a CDS encoding BsuBI/PstI family type II restriction endonuclease: protein MKEYPYRKMNEMREILEVLQMPSKLKNTRTILTLLAVARVKEKSKWSQVEESYARTHDMIVFMNEYYPNKGGTDLKRGGYSENSRETIRDDSVSPLCSMAVMEHNGAKSQSEKSSYRLTKEFATLLRAYGTENWEEELCYYCETHQTYEEKYSQIRQVDKGLSVLYNGEQFHLKRSAHNKLQAAILEEFVPIFVPGAKLLYIGDTKKRELVKDVEFLNELNITVLEHAMLPDLILYQEEKKWLLFIEAYTSTGELTIERVSKIKEYCKDCPKDIEIIFVTAFQTMKKCQQKFLSIAWDTEIWVAEEPTHMIHKNGNKFLDAHSNTISKNK from the coding sequence ATGAAAGAATACCCTTACAGAAAGATGAATGAAATGCGCGAAATACTTGAAGTATTGCAGATGCCTTCAAAATTGAAAAATACACGGACTATTCTGACTTTACTGGCTGTTGCACGTGTAAAAGAAAAATCAAAATGGTCTCAGGTAGAGGAAAGTTATGCCAGAACACATGATATGATTGTGTTCATGAATGAATATTATCCTAATAAAGGTGGAACAGATTTAAAGCGTGGTGGTTATAGTGAAAATTCCCGTGAGACAATTAGAGATGATTCTGTTTCACCTTTGTGCAGTATGGCAGTTATGGAACATAATGGTGCTAAATCCCAGAGTGAGAAAAGCAGTTATCGTTTGACGAAAGAGTTTGCAACTCTGTTAAGAGCGTACGGAACAGAAAATTGGGAAGAGGAACTTTGCTATTATTGTGAGACACATCAGACTTACGAGGAGAAATATTCTCAAATAAGACAAGTAGATAAAGGGCTGTCAGTGTTATATAATGGGGAACAGTTTCATCTGAAAAGATCGGCTCATAATAAGCTTCAAGCAGCAATCTTAGAAGAGTTTGTCCCTATATTTGTACCAGGTGCAAAATTATTATATATTGGTGATACAAAGAAGCGGGAATTGGTCAAAGACGTTGAGTTTTTAAATGAGTTGAACATAACAGTGTTGGAACATGCAATGCTTCCGGATCTGATATTATACCAGGAAGAAAAGAAATGGCTGCTTTTTATAGAGGCATATACGTCAACAGGAGAACTTACGATAGAACGTGTATCCAAAATTAAGGAATATTGTAAAGATTGTCCGAAAGATATAGAAATTATTTTTGTGACGGCATTCCAGACAATGAAGAAATGCCAACAAAAATTTTTATCAATTGCATGGGATACGGAAATATGGGTGGCAGAAGAACCGACACATATGATTCATAAAAATGGAAATAAATTTTTAGACGCACATTCAAATACTATATCAAAAAATAAGTAG
- a CDS encoding Eco57I restriction-modification methylase domain-containing protein, which produces MLKEIMKNTIEYVNSFPKKERKSYGQFFTPIQTAEYMASLIRTESEKVKILDPGAGNGLLTAAVVEHLIARGTAREISVVLYENDKNIQSLLKKNIEIISSYCSQKQVKLFIKTQKENFIVDNQKYWEMQKSKGLFDIVISNPPYLKIRKEAAESVCMSEIVHGQPNMYFLFMAMAVKMLRTNGEFVFITPRSWTSGTYFKSFRSYFMDSMDIQRVHLFESRNSVFKGKEGHSDDILQETMITYGKKSKSQSRNIIIAISQNAQDLGKVKEIQVESGNCLPEGKEHYFVLPSDEEDLKVLNYMKKMPNTVEEAGFRFKTGQVVEFRNKEYIAWEKKESTIPLLHSCNVLEGRIVFPAQTEKPQYFVVKDESKKNVMENQNTVFLKRATAKEEKRRLQPALHLADAFAYKQFTAENHLNYLIKVGERISLCEVYGFYTLLSSDIWERYYRMLNGSTQVNSAELNTMPIPAKDVLQKIGKTAMREWKKQGDYFTRDNMLSSDEILRQCIG; this is translated from the coding sequence ATGCTGAAAGAGATAATGAAAAATACAATTGAATATGTAAATTCTTTTCCTAAAAAAGAAAGAAAGAGCTACGGTCAGTTTTTTACTCCGATACAGACGGCAGAGTATATGGCATCGCTTATAAGAACGGAATCTGAAAAGGTTAAAATACTCGATCCAGGTGCCGGGAATGGTCTGTTGACAGCAGCAGTGGTAGAGCATTTAATTGCACGAGGAACAGCACGGGAAATTTCTGTAGTATTATATGAGAACGACAAAAATATACAGTCATTGTTAAAAAAGAATATAGAAATAATAAGTAGTTATTGCAGCCAAAAACAGGTAAAATTATTTATAAAGACCCAGAAAGAAAATTTTATTGTTGACAATCAGAAATATTGGGAGATGCAGAAAAGCAAAGGATTATTTGACATTGTGATCAGCAATCCTCCATATTTGAAAATTCGCAAGGAGGCCGCAGAGTCCGTGTGTATGAGTGAAATAGTGCATGGTCAGCCTAATATGTATTTCCTGTTTATGGCTATGGCAGTTAAAATGCTGAGGACAAATGGAGAGTTTGTATTTATTACGCCAAGATCCTGGACATCAGGGACATATTTTAAAAGTTTCAGAAGCTATTTTATGGATAGTATGGATATTCAGCGTGTACATTTGTTTGAATCTCGAAATAGCGTATTCAAAGGGAAAGAGGGACATAGTGATGATATCTTGCAGGAAACAATGATTACTTATGGAAAGAAATCGAAAAGTCAGTCTCGGAATATTATCATTGCGATTAGTCAGAATGCGCAGGATTTAGGCAAAGTAAAAGAAATTCAGGTAGAGAGTGGAAATTGTTTGCCAGAAGGAAAAGAGCATTATTTTGTACTTCCATCAGATGAAGAAGATTTAAAGGTATTAAACTATATGAAGAAAATGCCTAATACGGTCGAAGAGGCGGGCTTTCGATTTAAAACGGGACAGGTAGTAGAATTTCGTAATAAGGAGTATATAGCGTGGGAGAAAAAAGAGTCTACAATTCCATTGCTTCATTCATGTAATGTATTAGAAGGAAGAATAGTATTTCCTGCTCAGACAGAGAAACCACAGTATTTTGTAGTAAAAGATGAATCTAAGAAGAATGTGATGGAAAATCAGAATACAGTTTTTTTAAAGAGAGCGACGGCAAAAGAAGAAAAACGCAGACTACAGCCAGCCTTGCATTTAGCAGATGCTTTTGCATATAAACAATTTACCGCAGAAAATCATTTAAATTATTTAATTAAAGTAGGAGAACGGATTAGTCTTTGTGAGGTATATGGGTTTTATACGTTATTGTCTTCTGATATATGGGAACGTTATTATCGGATGTTAAATGGCAGCACACAGGTAAATTCGGCAGAATTAAATACAATGCCGATTCCGGCAAAGGATGTACTACAGAAAATAGGAAAAACTGCAATGAGAGAATGGAAAAAACAGGGTGATTATTTTACCAGAGATAATATGTTATCCAGCGATGAAATTTTAAGGCAATGTATTGGATAG
- a CDS encoding VanW family protein, translating to MIKRKNWTKKMLAVVACAGLLMTNPAFTEAATAAERSAYQAVFDADYYRSAYPDVAAAFGNNKAALFNHFVNYGLREGRSCSADFNPQAYRAKYADLQQAFGDDMAAYCRHYVTCGKAEGRDGGGTGSVSAATVTDAATTDTATVQGNVIGTCTTEYDATVPRAVNVELAAARINGVVVQPGKSFSFSSTILPRTSANGYVVAPIYISGTVGTGTGGGVCQVSSTLYAAMLHAGLPATERYPHSLPVIYLPAGYDAAIAGTSKDLKFTNTFSQPLLIQASASGGVLTVTLSLQ from the coding sequence ATGATAAAAAGAAAAAATTGGACGAAAAAGATGTTGGCGGTTGTGGCATGTGCAGGGCTTCTGATGACGAACCCGGCGTTTACTGAAGCTGCAACAGCGGCAGAACGCAGCGCATATCAGGCAGTTTTTGATGCAGATTATTACCGCAGTGCATATCCGGATGTAGCCGCTGCTTTTGGCAATAATAAAGCAGCACTTTTTAATCATTTTGTAAATTACGGATTAAGAGAAGGAAGAAGCTGTTCTGCGGATTTCAATCCACAGGCATACCGGGCAAAATACGCAGATCTGCAGCAGGCATTTGGTGACGACATGGCAGCATATTGCCGCCATTATGTGACATGTGGTAAGGCAGAGGGCAGAGACGGAGGCGGAACAGGAAGTGTATCCGCTGCTACTGTTACTGATGCAGCTACAACGGATACTGCCACGGTACAGGGCAATGTGATCGGTACCTGTACAACAGAATATGATGCGACAGTTCCGAGAGCTGTTAACGTAGAGCTGGCAGCAGCCCGCATCAATGGTGTTGTAGTACAGCCGGGAAAATCATTTTCCTTTAGCTCGACTATTCTGCCGCGTACATCAGCGAACGGTTATGTTGTAGCACCGATCTATATCAGTGGAACGGTCGGCACGGGAACCGGTGGAGGTGTGTGCCAGGTATCATCGACACTTTACGCTGCAATGTTGCATGCAGGTCTTCCTGCAACCGAGCGTTATCCGCATTCACTGCCGGTAATATATCTTCCGGCAGGATATGATGCAGCGATCGCAGGAACGAGCAAAGACCTTAAGTTTACCAATACTTTTTCACAACCGCTTCTGATCCAGGCATCTGCATCGGGTGGAGTATTGACGGTAACACTTTCATTACAATAG
- a CDS encoding amidohydrolase, translated as MSNYLLIKQGTIHNAIEEEPFVADILVENGKIKKIAPVLEGKIINDADVIDATGIDVYPGFVDAHCHMGLDGYATGFAGEDYNESGDPVTPQLSAVDAVNPQDETFQMAREGGVTCVCTGPGSSNVIGGTFCAIKTYGKRVDDMLVKEKTAMKIAFGENPKNCYKEKGVYSRMSVAAKLREALTKAKIYDTKLHAAGCPEGWNELEMEQAQEQVMDDSQKTDADRKVDFSKMPAYDAKMEALLPVIRGEMPLKAHAHRADDIYTAIRIAKEFHVDLRIDHTTDGALIADDLAKEGFPVAVGPSFGHATKYELRHKGFHTPAALAKAGCQVSIITDSPVIEERYLALCAGRAVFNGLSEFDALKAITINAAKHIGIEDRVGSIEAGKDADFVLTGENPFAVDTHILYTIIDGNVVYEGEKA; from the coding sequence ATGAGCAATTACTTACTGATCAAACAGGGAACGATCCACAACGCCATAGAGGAAGAGCCATTTGTGGCAGATATTTTAGTGGAGAATGGAAAAATAAAAAAGATCGCACCGGTCTTAGAGGGGAAGATCATCAATGACGCGGATGTGATCGATGCAACCGGGATCGATGTTTATCCGGGATTTGTGGATGCGCACTGTCACATGGGATTAGACGGGTATGCGACCGGATTTGCCGGCGAGGATTATAACGAATCAGGGGATCCTGTGACACCGCAGCTCTCCGCGGTGGATGCAGTCAATCCGCAGGATGAGACTTTCCAGATGGCACGCGAAGGCGGTGTGACCTGTGTGTGCACCGGACCGGGAAGCTCAAATGTCATTGGCGGAACATTCTGCGCCATCAAGACTTACGGAAAGCGTGTGGATGACATGTTAGTCAAAGAAAAAACAGCCATGAAGATCGCTTTCGGTGAGAATCCGAAAAACTGTTATAAGGAAAAAGGTGTTTATTCGAGAATGTCTGTTGCCGCGAAGCTGCGGGAGGCACTCACAAAGGCAAAAATATATGACACAAAATTACACGCTGCCGGCTGTCCGGAGGGCTGGAATGAACTTGAGATGGAACAGGCACAGGAACAAGTGATGGACGATTCGCAGAAAACAGACGCGGATAGGAAGGTGGATTTTTCAAAGATGCCTGCTTACGATGCAAAAATGGAGGCGCTTCTTCCAGTTATCCGCGGCGAGATGCCGTTAAAAGCCCATGCGCACCGCGCCGATGATATCTACACCGCAATCCGCATTGCAAAGGAATTTCATGTGGATCTTCGGATTGATCATACAACGGACGGAGCATTGATCGCAGATGATCTTGCAAAGGAAGGATTTCCGGTTGCGGTGGGCCCATCTTTTGGACATGCAACCAAATATGAACTGCGCCACAAAGGATTTCATACCCCTGCGGCACTTGCAAAAGCGGGATGTCAGGTTTCTATCATTACGGATTCCCCGGTGATCGAGGAGCGCTATCTGGCACTTTGCGCAGGAAGGGCGGTATTTAACGGGTTAAGTGAATTTGATGCGTTAAAGGCAATCACGATCAATGCAGCGAAACATATCGGAATCGAAGACCGTGTCGGAAGTATTGAGGCGGGAAAGGATGCGGATTTCGTGTTGACGGGGGAAAATCCATTTGCCGTGGATACTCATATTTTGTATACGATCATTGATGGAAATGTGGTGTACGAGGGGGAGAAAGCATAA
- the ptsP gene encoding phosphoenolpyruvate--protein phosphotransferase: MEVTGMELHGKSVFGGIAMGRLSVYHKTDNAVKRTKITDIEAEKKRFEDAKEEAKRQLGVFYEKAVREVGEVNAAIFEMHQMMLDDLDYVESIINMIETQQVNAEFAVASTGDNFAQMFAAMDDDYMRERAADVKDISNRVISILQGNGDAGLSGDEPFILLADDLAPSETVQLDKSKVLAFVTRHGSTNSHTAILARTMNIPALIGVDFPEEGVDGQFGIVDGFDAKFFVEPDEDTKAEYRKLKEENEQKKRLLQELKGKENITKDGTKINLYANIGGVSDVANVLANDAGGIGLFRSEFLYLESEDYPTEEAQFAAYKTVAENMAGKKVIIRTLDIGADKQVGYFDLEKEENPAMGYRAIRICLDRTEIFKTQLRAIYRASYYGTIAIMFPMIISVNEVKKIKEIIAEVKAGLDADGIPYKDVELGIMIETPAAVMISDLLAKEVDFFSIGTNDLTQYTLAIDRQNPKLDNIYDSHHEAVLRMLKMVVDNGHKEGCWVGICGELGADETLTETFLRMGFDELSVSPSMILRIRDKIRNTDLSVK; this comes from the coding sequence ATGGAGGTAACGGGCATGGAACTGCACGGCAAAAGTGTATTCGGCGGAATTGCCATGGGCAGACTGTCTGTCTATCATAAGACGGATAACGCAGTAAAACGAACAAAGATAACGGATATAGAAGCAGAAAAAAAACGTTTTGAGGATGCAAAAGAAGAAGCCAAAAGGCAGCTTGGTGTTTTTTATGAAAAAGCAGTCAGGGAAGTCGGTGAAGTCAATGCGGCAATTTTTGAGATGCACCAGATGATGCTGGATGATCTCGACTATGTAGAGTCGATCATAAACATGATCGAAACCCAGCAGGTCAATGCAGAATTTGCAGTTGCTTCCACCGGAGATAATTTTGCGCAGATGTTTGCTGCGATGGATGATGATTATATGAGAGAACGTGCGGCGGATGTCAAAGATATCTCCAATCGCGTGATCTCTATTTTACAGGGAAACGGCGATGCAGGCTTAAGCGGTGATGAACCGTTTATCCTTTTAGCGGATGATCTTGCACCGAGTGAGACTGTGCAGCTTGATAAATCAAAAGTACTTGCTTTTGTAACACGTCACGGTTCCACCAATTCCCACACGGCGATCTTAGCGAGAACCATGAATATTCCGGCATTGATCGGAGTTGATTTTCCGGAAGAGGGCGTGGACGGACAGTTCGGTATCGTGGATGGATTTGATGCAAAGTTTTTCGTAGAACCGGATGAGGATACGAAAGCGGAATACCGGAAGTTAAAAGAAGAAAATGAGCAGAAGAAACGTCTGCTTCAGGAATTAAAGGGTAAGGAAAATATCACAAAGGATGGAACGAAGATCAATCTTTATGCCAATATCGGGGGTGTTTCCGATGTGGCAAATGTACTTGCCAATGATGCGGGTGGAATCGGACTGTTCCGGAGTGAGTTCCTTTATTTAGAGTCGGAGGATTACCCGACAGAAGAAGCGCAGTTTGCAGCATATAAGACAGTTGCGGAAAATATGGCGGGTAAAAAAGTTATTATCCGTACACTTGATATCGGAGCAGATAAACAGGTCGGTTATTTTGACCTTGAGAAAGAAGAAAACCCGGCAATGGGTTACCGTGCGATCCGGATCTGCCTCGACCGCACTGAAATTTTTAAGACACAGCTTCGGGCAATCTACCGTGCCAGCTATTATGGAACGATTGCGATCATGTTCCCGATGATCATTTCCGTAAATGAGGTGAAAAAGATCAAAGAAATCATTGCGGAAGTGAAAGCGGGACTTGATGCCGACGGTATTCCGTATAAGGATGTGGAACTCGGTATTATGATCGAGACACCGGCGGCAGTTATGATCAGTGATCTTTTAGCGAAAGAGGTTGATTTCTTTTCGATCGGGACAAACGATCTGACACAATATACACTTGCAATCGACAGGCAGAATCCGAAACTGGATAATATTTATGATTCACACCATGAAGCAGTCCTTCGGATGTTAAAAATGGTTGTGGATAACGGACATAAGGAAGGATGCTGGGTTGGCATCTGCGGTGAGCTTGGCGCGGATGAAACGCTCACAGAGACGTTCCTTCGGATGGGATTTGACGAGCTTTCCGTATCACCGTCCATGATCCTTCGGATCAGGGATAAGATCAGGAATACGGATTTGTCAGTGAAATAA
- a CDS encoding HPr family phosphocarrier protein — MKEFKYVITDKGGIHARPAGALVKEAAAFPCSITIAKDGKAADAKRIFGVMGLGVKCGEEITVCTDGENEEAASAAIEAFLKANL, encoded by the coding sequence ATGAAAGAATTTAAATACGTGATCACAGACAAAGGGGGAATCCATGCAAGACCGGCAGGCGCACTTGTAAAGGAAGCAGCCGCATTTCCATGCAGCATTACCATTGCAAAAGATGGAAAAGCAGCAGATGCAAAACGTATTTTTGGAGTTATGGGACTTGGTGTAAAATGCGGCGAGGAGATCACAGTCTGCACCGATGGAGAGAATGAAGAGGCAGCAAGTGCTGCAATCGAGGCATTTTTGAAAGCAAATCTGTAA
- a CDS encoding PTS fructose transporter subunit IIABC, producing MKIRDLLAVESIDLNGKVTGKNETLDAMVALMAKSGKINDVEKYRKGVYAREEEGTTGIGEGIAIPHCKSDAVSRPGLAAMVIKDGVDFDALDGEKVSLIFLIAAPNTEDNVHLDVLSKLSVLLMDENFTSGLRNAKTVEEFLSVIDRAEAEKDAEEEKKNSADTKNAAEEKNTENGKLILAVTGCPNGIAHTYMAAENIEKKAKELGCRVKVETRGSGGAKNVLTKAEIAEAACIIVAADTQVPMDRFAGRPVIQCKVSDGISKAEELLDRALNGNVPLYQAKGSSQAADSEEESDSVGHQIYKHLMNGVSHMLPFVIGGGILIAIAFLIDGFAVDLNSLPFDERSNFGTITPMAAMFKSIGGVAFGFMLPILAGFIAMSIADRPGLAVGFVGGAIAANGTSGFLGALVAGFVAGYLVRLLKKLFEKLPEGLEGIKPMLLYPVIGIFLIGVIMTYVVEPPIGALNVMINNGLNSMNGAKAILLGALLGGMMSVDMGGPVNKAAYVFGTASIAAGNYNIMAAVMVGGMVPPLAIALATMFFKNKFTEEERKAGPTNIVMGLSFISEGAIPFAASDPLRVLPSCIIGSAVAGALSMAFNCTLMAPHGGIFVFLTVGHPLLYLISLAVGSVVGCVILGLLKKDVSKR from the coding sequence ATGAAAATCAGGGATTTACTTGCCGTAGAGAGTATTGACTTAAATGGCAAAGTCACTGGAAAGAACGAAACCCTTGATGCAATGGTTGCATTGATGGCTAAGAGCGGAAAGATCAACGATGTTGAGAAGTACCGCAAGGGCGTATACGCCAGAGAGGAAGAAGGAACAACCGGAATTGGTGAGGGAATCGCCATTCCACATTGCAAGTCAGATGCAGTCAGCAGACCTGGTCTTGCAGCAATGGTCATCAAAGACGGGGTGGATTTTGATGCATTAGATGGAGAAAAGGTCAGCCTGATCTTCCTGATCGCAGCACCAAATACGGAAGACAACGTACATCTGGATGTACTTAGCAAGTTATCTGTTCTTCTGATGGATGAGAATTTTACAAGCGGACTTCGCAATGCAAAGACGGTTGAGGAATTTTTAAGTGTGATCGACCGCGCGGAAGCTGAGAAAGATGCCGAAGAAGAGAAAAAGAACAGCGCAGATACAAAGAATGCGGCAGAGGAGAAAAACACAGAGAATGGAAAGCTGATCCTCGCTGTAACCGGATGCCCGAACGGAATCGCACATACTTATATGGCGGCAGAAAATATTGAGAAAAAAGCGAAAGAGCTTGGATGCCGTGTGAAAGTTGAGACAAGAGGTTCCGGCGGTGCCAAAAATGTATTGACAAAAGCTGAAATTGCAGAGGCTGCATGTATTATTGTTGCAGCGGATACACAGGTTCCGATGGATCGTTTTGCAGGCAGACCTGTGATCCAGTGTAAGGTTTCTGATGGAATCAGTAAGGCGGAAGAATTGTTAGACAGAGCGTTAAACGGCAATGTTCCATTGTATCAGGCGAAGGGAAGCAGTCAGGCAGCAGACAGTGAGGAAGAATCTGACAGCGTTGGACACCAGATTTACAAACACCTGATGAATGGAGTTTCCCATATGTTACCGTTCGTTATCGGCGGTGGTATCCTGATTGCGATCGCATTTCTGATCGATGGTTTTGCAGTTGACTTAAACAGCCTTCCATTTGATGAGCGTTCAAACTTTGGTACGATCACACCGATGGCGGCAATGTTTAAATCGATCGGTGGTGTTGCATTCGGATTTATGCTTCCGATCTTAGCCGGATTTATCGCAATGAGTATTGCAGATCGTCCTGGTCTTGCGGTCGGTTTTGTCGGCGGAGCAATCGCAGCAAACGGAACATCCGGATTCCTTGGAGCTCTCGTTGCAGGTTTTGTTGCAGGCTATCTGGTACGTCTGTTAAAGAAACTGTTTGAGAAACTGCCGGAAGGCTTAGAGGGTATCAAGCCAATGCTTCTCTATCCGGTAATCGGTATCTTTTTGATCGGAGTGATCATGACTTATGTGGTAGAGCCTCCGATCGGAGCATTAAACGTTATGATCAACAACGGATTAAACAGCATGAATGGTGCAAAGGCAATCCTGCTTGGCGCACTGCTCGGCGGAATGATGTCCGTAGATATGGGTGGCCCGGTAAACAAAGCAGCATATGTATTTGGTACCGCATCTATCGCAGCAGGCAATTACAATATCATGGCAGCTGTTATGGTCGGTGGTATGGTTCCACCGCTTGCAATCGCACTTGCAACCATGTTCTTTAAAAACAAATTTACCGAAGAAGAGAGAAAAGCAGGACCGACAAACATTGTTATGGGACTTTCCTTTATCTCAGAGGGAGCAATCCCGTTTGCAGCATCGGATCCATTGCGTGTGCTGCCGTCCTGTATCATTGGTTCCGCAGTTGCAGGAGCATTATCCATGGCATTTAACTGCACATTAATGGCACCACATGGTGGAATCTTCGTATTCTTAACCGTAGGCCATCCGCTGTTATATCTCATATCACTGGCAGTTGGTTCTGTTGTAGGATGCGTGATCCTTGGACTTTTAAAGAAGGATGTATCAAAAAGATAG
- the pfkB gene encoding 1-phosphofructokinase, whose protein sequence is MIYTVTFNPSLDYIVTVPHFTCGMVNRTSEEKIFPGGKGINVSMVLKNLGLENTALGFYAGFTGNELERLIREKGIRADFIPVKEGMTRINVKMRSDEESEINGQGPAISEADIKTLYEKLDRLSDGDVLVMAGSIPDVMPQTIYMDIMKYLADKDLKIVVDATKDLLVNVLQYHPFLIKPNNHELGEIFGVKITEKEDVITYAKKMQEKGAGNVLVSMAGDGAVLVAEDGSIFQAEAPKGKVVNSVGAGDSMVAGFVTGYLKTGSYKEAFQMGVCTGSASAFSEELATEPEVLALLDKNKGIFK, encoded by the coding sequence ATGATTTACACTGTTACATTTAATCCATCACTGGACTACATTGTGACAGTTCCGCATTTCACCTGCGGAATGGTCAACCGGACATCAGAGGAGAAGATTTTTCCGGGTGGAAAAGGAATCAATGTATCCATGGTGTTAAAAAATCTTGGACTGGAGAACACGGCACTTGGGTTTTATGCCGGATTTACCGGAAACGAACTGGAGCGTCTGATCAGGGAAAAAGGAATCCGGGCGGATTTTATTCCGGTAAAAGAAGGAATGACAAGGATCAATGTAAAAATGCGTTCCGACGAGGAGAGTGAGATCAACGGACAGGGACCGGCGATATCAGAAGCTGACATAAAAACACTTTATGAAAAACTGGATCGGCTTTCAGATGGAGATGTTTTGGTTATGGCGGGAAGTATCCCGGATGTGATGCCGCAGACCATCTACATGGATATCATGAAATATCTTGCAGATAAGGATTTAAAGATTGTTGTGGATGCGACAAAAGATCTGCTCGTAAATGTATTACAGTATCATCCGTTTTTAATTAAACCGAATAATCATGAGCTTGGTGAGATTTTCGGTGTGAAAATAACAGAAAAAGAAGATGTGATCACTTACGCAAAGAAGATGCAGGAAAAGGGTGCAGGAAATGTCCTCGTTTCCATGGCTGGCGACGGAGCAGTGCTGGTTGCTGAAGACGGCAGCATCTTTCAGGCGGAGGCACCAAAGGGTAAGGTCGTCAATTCGGTTGGCGCCGGGGACTCCATGGTAGCCGGATTTGTAACAGGTTATTTAAAGACGGGAAGCTATAAAGAAGCTTTCCAGATGGGGGTTTGTACTGGAAGTGCATCGGCATTTTCCGAGGAACTGGCAACAGAACCGGAAGTTTTGGCGCTTTTAGATAAAAACAAAGGCATATTTAAGTAG
- a CDS encoding DeoR/GlpR family DNA-binding transcription regulator, with product MLTEERFTRILSILESMGSVTVQQLMTELDASESTIRRDLNTLDANGQLIKVHGGAILKNTLYSTEDDEVMQRRERNKGAKEKIAKYAAGLIEPGDFVYIDAGTTTDLMIDFITVRQAVFVTNAITHAKKLAQKGCTVYILGGEFKTVTEAIVGEEAVSSVEKYNFTKGFWGANGISVQRGFSTPELKEALVKKRSMENCRECYILADDSKFNQISSVTFAPFESAKVITTGLTKPAYRKCKNVIEV from the coding sequence ATGCTGACAGAAGAAAGATTTACAAGAATTTTATCCATACTAGAGAGTATGGGCAGCGTGACCGTTCAGCAGCTTATGACAGAACTGGATGCATCAGAGTCAACGATCCGGAGAGATTTAAACACACTGGACGCAAATGGACAGCTCATTAAAGTCCATGGTGGTGCGATTTTAAAAAACACCTTATACAGTACGGAAGATGACGAAGTCATGCAGCGTAGAGAACGGAACAAAGGTGCAAAAGAAAAGATCGCAAAATATGCGGCAGGGCTGATCGAACCTGGAGATTTTGTTTATATTGATGCAGGTACGACGACGGATCTGATGATCGATTTTATTACGGTCAGACAGGCAGTGTTTGTGACAAATGCGATCACACATGCAAAAAAACTTGCGCAGAAAGGTTGTACGGTATATATTCTTGGCGGCGAGTTCAAGACGGTGACAGAGGCAATCGTTGGAGAGGAAGCGGTCTCTTCGGTTGAAAAATATAATTTTACAAAGGGATTCTGGGGAGCAAACGGAATCAGCGTGCAGCGTGGATTTTCCACACCGGAGCTGAAGGAAGCACTCGTAAAAAAACGTTCCATGGAGAACTGCAGAGAATGTTATATCTTAGCAGATGACAGCAAGTTCAATCAGATATCAAGTGTGACATTTGCTCCGTTTGAGAGTGCAAAGGTCATCACGACAGGTCTTACAAAACCTGCGTACCGTAAATGTAAAAATGTAATTGAAGTATAA